In one Streptomyces venezuelae genomic region, the following are encoded:
- a CDS encoding S8 family serine peptidase, with product MPRSSSSARRAPRLAIAVGLTAALCATGAAPYAFAADETPVPAPKSAGGKLGSADADLLADAKADGEKTVTMMVATAPGATEQVADQLDGVKGGSVGRTYDKLGYVRATVPTAKADAAIKSASKLSSVHAIDLRHEIELDDPTPAADRAKGAKAGSKGTYPGPGRKTPADNPYNPSAETGAVDFVKKHRKADGRGVTIGILDSGIDLGHPALKKTTTGERKITDWVTATDPIVDADGTWRRMTNPVKGPVFTWNGATWKAPEGSFQVNRFLESATTGGDAKGDINRDGDTTDSWGVLYDPASGTVRVDLNDNKDFTDDEPMKPYKDDHQVAYFGKDDPATDVVERVPFVVEIRKDVPTDPYGGDWVGKKADFVNIGVIESEHGTHVAGITAANGLFGGKMNGAAPGAKLVSSRACTWTGGCTNVALTEGMIDLVTKRGVDIVNMSIGGLPALNDGNNARAELYKRLIDTYGVQLVISAGNSGPGANTIGDPGLADKVISVGAAISKETWAANYGSQVERSYAMMPFSSRGPREDGGFAPIISAPGSAINTTQTWLPGAPVTEAGYQLPAGYSMLQGTSMASPQAAGASALLLSAAKREKIDLTPAKLRTALTSTADRIRGEQAYAQGTGLINVVDAWEAIEDGAKAHEYTVKAPVDTALEQELKKPGTGIYDREGGLKTGQKRTYDVTITRTSGPDRGVRHELDLVNNHESTFKLLGDDEITLPLNKPVTVKVQAKAKSAGLHSAILAVDDERTEGIDQQIMSTVVVSAPLAKPSYTFSASDSTQRNTPKSYFVTVPKGAKSLEVSLGGLKGKSQTRFIAVHPYGVPVDSTSSIVCYPNYENPANTCRPDLRAYAQPQAGVWEIEVESRRTSPLLDNPYKLNVATLGVDFDPAVQKLPEAKVGTPAPVSWKATNNFAAVDGKLKGGSLGSSKSARPAIKQGETQTTEVVVPAGAERLDVAIGSPADVAADLDLAVKKDGVVVGSSAEGDSEESVSLNKPAAGTYTIEVTGYSVPSGSTAYDYRDVFFSGALGQVTVDESKTVKLANGASAQVDAKVEAKAPAAEGRELFGEVSLLNAGGTVAGSGSVKVEKVTP from the coding sequence ATGCCCAGATCCAGTTCCAGCGCCAGACGCGCGCCCCGTCTCGCGATAGCCGTCGGTCTCACCGCCGCGCTCTGCGCGACCGGGGCCGCCCCTTACGCCTTCGCGGCGGACGAGACGCCCGTGCCCGCCCCCAAGTCCGCGGGCGGCAAGCTCGGGTCGGCCGACGCCGACCTGCTCGCCGACGCCAAGGCGGACGGCGAGAAGACCGTCACGATGATGGTCGCCACCGCGCCCGGTGCCACCGAGCAGGTCGCCGACCAGCTCGACGGCGTCAAGGGCGGCTCGGTCGGCCGCACCTACGACAAGCTCGGCTACGTCCGCGCGACCGTGCCGACCGCCAAGGCCGACGCGGCGATCAAGTCGGCGTCGAAGCTGTCGTCCGTGCACGCCATCGACCTGCGGCACGAGATCGAGCTGGACGACCCGACGCCCGCCGCCGACCGCGCCAAGGGCGCGAAGGCCGGGTCCAAGGGCACGTACCCGGGTCCGGGCAGGAAGACCCCGGCGGACAACCCGTACAACCCGTCCGCCGAGACCGGCGCCGTCGACTTCGTGAAGAAGCACCGCAAGGCGGACGGCCGGGGCGTCACCATCGGCATCCTGGACTCCGGCATCGACCTCGGCCACCCGGCGCTGAAGAAGACCACGACCGGCGAGCGGAAGATCACCGACTGGGTGACCGCGACCGACCCGATCGTGGACGCGGACGGCACCTGGCGCCGCATGACCAACCCGGTCAAGGGCCCCGTCTTCACCTGGAACGGCGCGACGTGGAAGGCCCCGGAGGGCTCCTTCCAGGTCAACCGCTTCCTGGAGTCGGCCACCACCGGCGGCGACGCCAAGGGCGACATCAACCGGGACGGCGACACCACCGACAGCTGGGGCGTGCTCTACGACCCGGCCTCCGGAACGGTCCGCGTCGACCTGAACGACAACAAGGACTTCACCGACGACGAGCCGATGAAGCCGTACAAGGACGACCACCAGGTCGCCTACTTCGGCAAGGACGACCCGGCGACCGACGTCGTCGAGCGCGTCCCGTTCGTCGTCGAGATCCGCAAGGACGTGCCGACCGACCCGTACGGCGGCGACTGGGTCGGCAAGAAGGCCGACTTCGTCAACATCGGTGTCATCGAGTCCGAGCACGGCACGCACGTCGCGGGCATCACCGCGGCCAACGGCCTGTTCGGCGGCAAGATGAACGGCGCCGCCCCCGGCGCCAAGCTGGTCTCCTCGCGCGCCTGCACCTGGACCGGCGGCTGCACCAACGTCGCGCTGACCGAGGGCATGATCGACCTCGTCACCAAGCGCGGCGTCGACATCGTGAACATGTCGATCGGCGGCCTGCCGGCGCTCAACGACGGCAACAACGCGCGCGCCGAGCTCTACAAGCGCCTCATCGACACCTATGGCGTCCAGCTGGTGATCTCCGCGGGCAACAGCGGCCCCGGCGCGAACACCATCGGCGACCCGGGTCTCGCCGACAAGGTCATCTCGGTCGGCGCCGCGATCTCCAAGGAGACCTGGGCCGCCAACTACGGCTCCCAGGTGGAGCGTTCGTACGCCATGATGCCGTTCTCCTCGCGCGGCCCGCGTGAGGACGGCGGCTTCGCGCCGATCATCTCGGCGCCCGGCTCGGCCATCAACACCACGCAGACCTGGCTCCCGGGCGCCCCTGTCACCGAGGCCGGCTACCAGCTCCCGGCCGGCTACTCGATGCTGCAGGGCACCTCGATGGCGTCCCCGCAGGCCGCGGGCGCCTCTGCGCTGCTGCTCTCCGCCGCCAAGCGCGAGAAGATCGACCTGACCCCGGCGAAGCTGCGCACCGCGCTGACCTCGACCGCGGACCGCATCCGCGGCGAGCAGGCGTACGCGCAGGGCACCGGCCTCATCAACGTCGTGGACGCCTGGGAGGCCATCGAGGACGGCGCGAAGGCCCACGAGTACACGGTGAAGGCCCCGGTCGACACCGCCCTCGAGCAGGAGCTGAAGAAGCCCGGCACCGGCATCTACGACCGCGAGGGCGGCCTGAAGACCGGCCAGAAGCGGACGTACGACGTCACGATCACCCGCACCTCGGGCCCGGACCGCGGCGTCCGCCACGAGCTGGACCTGGTCAACAACCACGAGTCCACCTTCAAGCTGCTCGGCGACGACGAGATCACGCTGCCGCTGAACAAGCCGGTGACCGTCAAGGTCCAGGCGAAGGCCAAGTCCGCCGGTCTGCACAGCGCGATCCTCGCCGTCGACGACGAGCGCACCGAGGGCATCGACCAGCAGATCATGTCGACGGTCGTCGTCTCGGCGCCGCTCGCCAAGCCGTCGTACACCTTCTCGGCGTCCGACTCCACGCAGCGCAACACCCCGAAGTCGTACTTCGTGACGGTCCCCAAGGGCGCCAAGTCCCTGGAGGTCTCCCTCGGCGGCCTGAAGGGCAAGAGCCAGACCCGCTTCATCGCGGTGCACCCGTACGGCGTCCCGGTCGACTCCACCTCGTCGATCGTCTGCTACCCGAACTACGAGAACCCGGCCAACACCTGCCGCCCGGACCTGCGTGCGTACGCGCAGCCGCAGGCCGGTGTCTGGGAGATCGAGGTCGAGTCGCGCCGTACGTCGCCGCTGCTGGACAACCCGTACAAGCTGAACGTCGCCACGCTCGGCGTCGACTTCGACCCGGCCGTGCAGAAGCTGCCCGAGGCGAAGGTCGGCACGCCGGCGCCCGTCTCCTGGAAGGCCACGAACAACTTCGCGGCCGTCGACGGCAAGCTGAAGGGCGGCTCGCTCGGCTCGTCCAAGTCGGCGCGGCCCGCCATCAAGCAGGGTGAGACGCAGACCACCGAGGTCGTCGTGCCCGCGGGTGCGGAGCGTCTCGACGTCGCCATCGGCTCTCCCGCGGACGTCGCCGCCGACCTGGACCTCGCCGTGAAGAAGGACGGCGTGGTCGTGGGCTCATCGGCGGAGGGCGACTCGGAGGAGTCGGTCAGCCTGAACAAGCCGGCCGCCGGTACGTACACGATCGAGGTGACGGGCTACTCGGTGCCGTCCGGCTCGACCGCGTACGACTACCGCGACGTCTTCTTCTCGGGCGCGCTCGGCCAGGTCACCGTCGACGAGTCGAAGACGGTGAAGCTCGCCAACGGCGCGTCGGCGCAGGTCGACGCCAAGGTCGAGGCGAAGGCCCCGGCCGCGGAGGGCCGTGAGCTGTTCGGCGAGGTGTCCCTGCTGAACGCGGGCGGCACGGTCGCGGGCAGCGGCAGCGTGAAGGTGGAGAAGGTCACGCCGTAA
- a CDS encoding NUDIX hydrolase, protein MHKELRVAAYAVCVRDGQVLLARWVAGDGSKRWTLPGGGMDHGEDPYDTVIREADEETGYVVEPVALLGVDSLRRRYPRRLGAVADFHGLRIVYEGRITGGALRHETDGSTDLAAWHPLDTVPDLDRVGLVDIGLELWRTRPADGHAPAAGPAH, encoded by the coding sequence GTGCACAAAGAACTCCGGGTGGCGGCCTACGCCGTATGCGTACGGGACGGACAGGTGCTGCTCGCCCGCTGGGTCGCCGGTGACGGCAGCAAGCGATGGACACTGCCCGGCGGCGGCATGGATCACGGCGAGGACCCCTACGACACGGTGATCCGGGAGGCCGACGAGGAGACCGGATACGTCGTCGAACCCGTCGCCCTCCTCGGCGTCGACTCCCTGCGCCGCCGCTACCCGCGCAGACTCGGCGCCGTCGCCGACTTCCACGGACTGCGGATCGTGTACGAGGGACGCATCACCGGCGGCGCGCTGCGCCACGAGACCGACGGATCCACGGACCTCGCCGCCTGGCACCCCCTGGACACCGTGCCGGACCTCGACCGCGTGGGGCTCGTCGACATCGGCCTGGAGCTGTGGCGCACCCGCCCGGCCGACGGCCACGCACCCGCCGCGGGACCGGCGCACTGA
- a CDS encoding TIGR03767 family metallophosphoesterase — translation MQRIRSVATATATAATGAAAGLDRRALLAAGGAVTLSAGIGYALGPGAGSGNAAPADRATVPRSRPAPAAPLMPYKNGTTLLTAAAPHGTTGYRRLGDGPAWPRVVRGDLAAAKPGREERRTALAAFVQFTDLHLVDVQNPLRYEYLRAQTASAWRPHESLSVAGAVALVERVNALRGAPATGAPLHCVVTTGDNTDNNSRAELDWYLKVMSGGRITPNTGDPRRYEGVQSSGLKLYWHPDDSLRDADKRLGFPHLHGFLDAAIREVNSPGLGLPWYSTVGNHDALPGGCWAPRDPYLTEFATGGKKLMSLDETRGAALWKAVKKGHDPKGARFKELLQGEKRRMRSVTPDASRAPFTPAEYLQAHLDPAHTGAGPIGHGYTQENLAAATQHYSFRISDDVLGISLDSTDPGGHYEGSLGTAQLRWLEGELKANERRSGGPSYVVVLSHHTSRTMRNLRHDPARPGEARHGGDEIVSLLGRYRSVLAWVNGHSHKNAITPHRTPHGAFWEVSTASHIDFPQLARVVELTDNHDGTISLFTTLIESAAPHRTDFADLSQTGLAALYRELSFNAPGAKPALGGEAGDRNTELVLRKG, via the coding sequence ATGCAGCGCATACGCTCTGTCGCCACCGCAACCGCCACGGCCGCCACCGGCGCCGCCGCCGGACTCGACCGCCGTGCCCTGCTCGCCGCCGGCGGAGCGGTCACCCTCTCCGCCGGCATCGGCTACGCGCTGGGCCCCGGCGCGGGCTCCGGAAACGCCGCCCCCGCCGACCGCGCCACCGTCCCGCGCTCCCGCCCGGCGCCCGCGGCGCCCCTGATGCCGTACAAGAACGGCACCACCCTGCTCACCGCGGCCGCCCCGCACGGCACCACCGGCTACCGGCGCCTCGGCGACGGACCGGCGTGGCCGCGGGTCGTCCGCGGCGACCTCGCCGCGGCCAAGCCGGGCCGCGAGGAGCGCAGGACCGCGCTCGCCGCCTTCGTGCAATTCACCGACCTGCACCTCGTCGACGTCCAGAACCCGCTGCGGTACGAGTACCTGCGCGCCCAGACCGCGAGCGCCTGGCGGCCCCACGAGTCCCTCTCCGTGGCGGGCGCCGTCGCCCTCGTCGAACGGGTCAACGCGCTGCGCGGCGCCCCCGCCACCGGCGCGCCCCTGCACTGCGTCGTGACGACCGGCGACAACACCGACAACAACTCCCGCGCCGAACTCGACTGGTACCTCAAGGTGATGAGCGGCGGCCGCATCACGCCCAACACGGGCGACCCGCGCCGCTACGAAGGCGTCCAGTCCAGCGGCCTCAAGCTGTACTGGCACCCGGACGACTCCCTGCGCGACGCCGACAAGCGCCTCGGCTTCCCGCATCTGCACGGCTTCCTCGACGCCGCGATCCGCGAGGTCAACAGCCCGGGCCTCGGCCTGCCCTGGTACTCCACCGTCGGCAACCACGACGCCCTGCCCGGCGGCTGCTGGGCGCCCCGCGACCCGTACCTCACCGAGTTCGCCACGGGCGGCAAGAAGCTGATGTCCCTCGACGAGACGCGCGGAGCCGCCCTCTGGAAGGCGGTCAAGAAGGGCCACGACCCCAAGGGCGCCCGCTTCAAGGAGCTCCTCCAGGGCGAGAAGCGGCGCATGCGGTCCGTCACGCCGGACGCGTCCCGCGCCCCCTTCACCCCCGCCGAGTACCTCCAGGCCCACCTCGACCCCGCCCACACGGGCGCCGGCCCCATCGGCCACGGCTACACCCAGGAGAACCTCGCCGCCGCCACCCAGCACTACTCCTTCCGCATCAGCGACGACGTGCTCGGCATCAGCCTGGACAGCACCGACCCCGGCGGCCACTACGAGGGCTCGCTCGGCACCGCCCAGCTGCGCTGGCTGGAGGGCGAACTCAAGGCCAACGAGCGGCGCTCCGGCGGACCTTCGTACGTCGTCGTCCTCAGCCATCACACCAGCAGGACCATGCGCAACCTCCGTCACGACCCGGCGCGCCCCGGGGAGGCCCGGCACGGCGGCGACGAGATCGTCTCGCTGCTCGGCCGGTACCGCTCCGTCCTCGCCTGGGTCAACGGGCACAGCCACAAGAACGCCATCACCCCGCACCGCACTCCGCACGGCGCCTTCTGGGAGGTCTCCACCGCCTCGCACATCGACTTCCCGCAGCTGGCGCGGGTGGTCGAGCTCACCGACAACCACGACGGAACGATTTCGCTCTTCACCACGCTCATCGAGTCCGCCGCCCCGCACCGCACGGATTTCGCCGATCTCTCCCAGACGGGGCTGGCCGCGCTGTACCGCGAGCTGTCCTTCAACGCCCCCGGCGCGAAGCCCGCGTTGGGCGGCGAGGCGGGCGACCGGAACACGGAACTCGTGCTGCGAAAGGGCTGA
- a CDS encoding serine hydrolase domain-containing protein gives MTVRSGRAGVTAAVAVAAAMTVTAGAFAAPALAAPPGAGEGHRATLRAMKAALNEAAPGVTVQAKDRHGPWNAAAGTGDLARHTPRGAHDHYRIGSITKTFVATVLLQLEAEGRLDLDDTIGRWLPGVVEGNGHDGDRITVRQVLNHTSGIYDVTSDDEFRRKVFSEEFLDHRYDTWTAEQQIALAVRHEPDFAPGTDWKYSNTNYVIAGELIERITGHPYAQEIERRIIEPLGLRATSVPGTDPTLPKPSSRAYTKLSDEPDARNHDVTELNPTVAGAAGGMISDSADLNRFYAALLRGRLLPKKQLAEMKTTVPKGEDRPGQRYGLGLEPFRTTCGTVVWGHGGDIHGSASAAVATPDGKHALALDFNGPGGEREPLLDAEFCGKG, from the coding sequence ATGACAGTACGCAGCGGGAGAGCAGGGGTGACGGCCGCGGTCGCCGTGGCGGCGGCGATGACGGTGACGGCCGGGGCGTTCGCGGCGCCCGCGCTCGCCGCGCCGCCCGGAGCGGGCGAGGGACACCGCGCGACCCTGCGGGCCATGAAGGCCGCCCTGAACGAGGCCGCGCCCGGCGTCACCGTGCAGGCCAAGGACCGGCACGGCCCCTGGAACGCCGCCGCGGGCACCGGCGACCTCGCCCGGCACACCCCGCGCGGTGCCCACGACCACTACCGGATCGGCAGCATCACCAAGACCTTCGTCGCGACCGTGCTCCTCCAGCTGGAGGCCGAGGGCCGCCTAGACCTGGACGACACGATCGGCCGGTGGCTGCCGGGCGTCGTCGAGGGCAACGGCCACGACGGCGACCGGATCACGGTCCGCCAGGTCCTCAACCACACCAGCGGCATCTACGACGTCACGTCCGACGACGAGTTCCGGCGCAAGGTGTTCAGCGAGGAGTTCCTCGACCACCGTTACGACACCTGGACCGCCGAGCAGCAGATCGCCCTCGCCGTGCGCCACGAGCCGGACTTCGCGCCCGGCACCGACTGGAAGTACTCCAACACCAACTACGTCATCGCCGGAGAGCTCATCGAGCGGATCACCGGCCATCCGTACGCGCAGGAGATCGAGCGGCGCATCATCGAGCCGCTGGGCCTGCGCGCCACCTCGGTCCCCGGCACCGATCCGACCCTCCCGAAGCCGAGTTCACGGGCGTACACCAAGCTCTCCGACGAGCCCGACGCCAGGAACCACGACGTGACGGAGCTGAACCCGACCGTGGCGGGCGCGGCGGGCGGCATGATCTCCGACTCGGCCGACCTGAACCGCTTCTACGCGGCGCTGCTGCGGGGGAGGCTCCTGCCGAAGAAGCAGCTCGCGGAGATGAAGACCACCGTCCCGAAGGGGGAGGACCGGCCCGGTCAGCGGTACGGCCTCGGCCTCGAACCGTTCAGGACCACGTGCGGCACGGTCGTCTGGGGCCACGGCGGCGACATCCACGGCTCGGCGTCCGCGGCGGTCGCGACGCCCGACGGCAAGCACGCGCTGGCGCTCGACTTCAACGGTCCCGGCGGCGAGCGGGAGCCGCTCCTCGACGCGGAGTTCTGCGGGAAGGGCTGA
- the pepN gene encoding aminopeptidase N, whose protein sequence is MPGENLSRDEARERAALLSVDGYEVFLDLRSAVGESGQEPRTFRSVTTIRFRGAEPGAATFADLIAPSVTAVSLNGKDLDPSEVFDGTRITLEDLAEENELVVDAQCAYSRTGEGMHRFVDPEDGELYLYTQYEPADARRVFANFEQPDLKAPYRFSVQAPEGWTAWSNGEGELADGVWKFAETKPISTYITAVVAGPYHYVTDSYTRVLDDGTRLEIPLGAMCRKGLAPHFDADDVFLVTKQGLDFFHDNFDYPYPFGKYDQAFVPEYNLGAMENPGLVTFREEFIFRGKVTQASYERRANVILHEMAHMWFGDLVTMRWWDDLWLKESFADFMGSFSMVEATRFTNGWITFANNRKAWAYRADQLPSTHPVTADIRDLEDAKLNFDGITYAKGASVLKQLVAYVGRDAFLEGARRYFKRHAYGNTVLGDLLSVLEETSGRDMASWSRAWLQTAGVNSLTPQVILNAEGRITELSVLQEAAESHPELRPHRVAVGLYRRSSGGDLERYARAEVDVDGPRTVVAELAGESAPELVLVNDDDLTYCKIRFDENSLATLRDHLGDITDPLARALCWSALWSLTRDGLMPARDFIGLVLRFAGRESDIGVLQMLHAWTNSALTHYAAPEWREEGGRALAEGALRELRIAAPGSQHQLTWARFFASVASSSADLQLLQGFLDGNAKIDGLEVDQELRWAFLSPLAAHGAADEEALAAELARDDTASGKRHQVRCLAARPSAAVKAQAWAAVVESDQLSNALVEATIAGFAQPSQRELAAPYVSKYFAAIERVWAERSIQIGMDVVRGLFPHLQGDAATLATADEWLAAHESSAPALRRLVLEARDDLARSLRAQACDAGAAV, encoded by the coding sequence GTGCCCGGTGAGAATCTGTCCCGCGACGAGGCCCGCGAGAGGGCCGCGCTGCTCTCCGTCGACGGTTACGAGGTCTTCCTGGACCTGCGGTCGGCGGTCGGCGAGAGCGGTCAGGAGCCGCGCACGTTCCGCTCGGTCACCACGATCCGGTTCCGCGGCGCCGAGCCGGGCGCCGCGACCTTCGCCGACCTGATCGCGCCGAGCGTCACCGCGGTGTCGCTCAACGGCAAGGACCTGGACCCCTCCGAGGTCTTCGACGGCACCCGGATCACGCTGGAGGATCTGGCCGAGGAGAACGAACTGGTGGTGGACGCCCAGTGTGCGTACAGCCGCACCGGTGAGGGCATGCACCGCTTCGTCGACCCGGAGGACGGCGAGCTCTATCTGTACACGCAGTACGAACCGGCGGACGCCCGCCGCGTCTTCGCCAACTTCGAGCAGCCCGACCTGAAGGCGCCCTACCGCTTCTCGGTCCAGGCCCCCGAGGGCTGGACCGCGTGGTCCAACGGCGAGGGCGAGCTGGCCGACGGCGTGTGGAAGTTCGCCGAGACCAAGCCGATCTCGACGTACATCACGGCGGTCGTCGCGGGCCCGTACCACTACGTGACGGACTCCTACACGCGCGTCCTCGACGACGGCACCCGCCTGGAGATCCCCCTCGGCGCGATGTGCCGCAAGGGCCTCGCCCCGCACTTCGACGCCGACGACGTCTTCCTCGTCACCAAGCAGGGCCTGGACTTCTTCCACGACAACTTCGACTACCCGTACCCGTTCGGGAAGTACGACCAGGCGTTCGTGCCGGAGTACAACCTCGGCGCGATGGAGAACCCGGGCCTGGTGACCTTCCGCGAGGAGTTCATCTTCCGCGGCAAGGTGACCCAGGCGTCGTACGAACGCCGGGCCAACGTCATCCTCCACGAGATGGCGCACATGTGGTTCGGCGACCTCGTCACCATGCGGTGGTGGGACGACCTGTGGCTCAAGGAGTCCTTCGCCGACTTCATGGGCTCCTTCTCCATGGTGGAGGCGACCCGCTTCACCAACGGCTGGATCACCTTCGCCAACAACCGCAAGGCGTGGGCCTACCGCGCCGACCAGCTGCCCTCCACGCACCCGGTCACGGCCGACATCCGCGACCTGGAGGACGCCAAGCTCAACTTCGACGGGATCACGTACGCCAAGGGCGCATCGGTCCTCAAGCAGCTCGTCGCGTACGTGGGGCGGGACGCGTTCCTTGAGGGCGCCCGGCGCTACTTCAAGCGGCACGCGTACGGGAACACGGTCCTCGGCGACCTGCTCTCGGTCCTGGAGGAGACCTCCGGGCGCGACATGGCGTCCTGGTCGCGCGCCTGGCTCCAGACGGCCGGCGTCAACTCCCTGACCCCGCAGGTCATCCTGAACGCGGAGGGTCGGATCACCGAGCTCTCCGTCCTCCAGGAGGCCGCCGAGTCCCACCCCGAGCTGCGCCCGCACCGCGTGGCCGTGGGCCTCTACCGCCGGTCGTCGGGCGGCGACCTGGAGCGGTACGCGCGCGCGGAGGTCGACGTCGACGGGCCGCGCACGGTCGTGGCCGAGCTCGCCGGCGAGTCGGCGCCCGAGCTCGTCCTGGTCAACGACGACGACCTGACGTACTGCAAGATCCGCTTCGACGAGAACTCCCTCGCCACGCTGCGGGACCACCTCGGCGACATCACCGACCCGCTGGCCCGCGCCCTGTGCTGGTCCGCGCTGTGGAGCCTCACGCGGGACGGGCTCATGCCCGCGCGGGACTTCATCGGCCTCGTGCTGCGCTTCGCCGGGCGGGAGAGCGACATCGGCGTCCTGCAGATGCTGCACGCCTGGACGAACTCCGCCCTCACGCACTATGCCGCGCCGGAGTGGCGCGAGGAGGGCGGCAGGGCGCTCGCCGAGGGCGCGCTGCGGGAGCTGCGGATCGCGGCGCCGGGCAGCCAGCACCAGCTGACGTGGGCGCGGTTCTTCGCGTCGGTGGCGTCGTCGTCGGCCGACCTGCAGCTGCTGCAGGGCTTCCTGGACGGCAACGCCAAGATCGACGGCCTGGAGGTCGACCAGGAGCTGCGCTGGGCGTTCCTGAGTCCGCTGGCCGCGCACGGCGCCGCCGACGAGGAGGCCCTCGCCGCCGAACTGGCCAGGGACGACACCGCCTCCGGCAAGCGGCACCAGGTGCGGTGCCTGGCCGCGCGGCCCTCGGCGGCCGTCAAGGCGCAGGCCTGGGCCGCCGTGGTGGAGTCCGACCAGCTGTCCAACGCGCTGGTCGAGGCGACGATCGCGGGCTTCGCCCAGCCGTCGCAGCGGGAGCTCGCCGCGCCGTACGTGTCCAAGTACTTCGCGGCGATCGAGCGGGTGTGGGCCGAGCGGTCCATCCAGATCGGCATGGACGTGGTGCGGGGCCTCTTCCCGCACCTCCAGGGCGACGCGGCGACGCTGGCGACGGCCGACGAGTGGCTCGCCGCGCACGAGTCGTCCGCACCGGCCCTGCGCCGTCTGGTCCTGGAAGCACGCGACGACCTGGCGCGGTCGCTGCGGGCACAGGCGTGCGACGCGGGCGCGGCGGTCTAG
- a CDS encoding DsbA family protein, whose translation MSENGSKTPVDFWFDPLCPWAWMTSRWMLEVEKVRDVEVRWHVMSLAVLNEDKLDDLPEEYREMLETKAWGPVRVVIAAQQKHGDEVLGRLYTALGTRFHNRGEGPTREAVVGALADAGLPADLVDFMDSDAYDTELRASHKEGIDKVGQEVGTPVIAVPGADGEQVAFFGPVVTPAPKGEAAAKLWDGTLLVASTPGFYEIKRTRTQGPIFD comes from the coding sequence ATGTCCGAGAACGGCAGCAAGACCCCCGTCGACTTCTGGTTCGACCCGCTGTGCCCCTGGGCCTGGATGACGTCCCGCTGGATGCTGGAGGTCGAGAAGGTCCGTGACGTGGAGGTCCGCTGGCACGTCATGAGCCTGGCCGTCCTGAACGAGGACAAGCTCGACGATCTCCCCGAGGAGTACCGCGAGATGCTGGAGACGAAGGCCTGGGGCCCCGTCCGCGTCGTCATCGCCGCCCAGCAGAAGCACGGCGACGAGGTCCTCGGCAGGCTCTACACCGCGCTCGGCACCCGTTTCCACAACCGTGGCGAGGGCCCGACCCGCGAGGCGGTCGTCGGCGCCCTGGCGGACGCGGGCCTGCCCGCCGACCTGGTCGACTTCATGGACTCGGACGCGTACGACACGGAGCTGCGCGCCTCCCACAAGGAGGGCATCGACAAGGTCGGCCAGGAGGTCGGCACGCCGGTCATCGCCGTCCCCGGCGCCGACGGCGAGCAGGTCGCCTTCTTCGGCCCGGTCGTGACCCCCGCCCCCAAGGGCGAGGCGGCGGCGAAGCTCTGGGACGGCACCCTGCTGGTGGCCTCGACCCCGGGCTTCTACGAGATCAAGCGGACCCGCACCCAGGGCCCCATCTTCGACTGA
- a CDS encoding superoxide dismutase, which yields MAIYTLPELPYDYAALEPVINPQIIELHHDKHHAAYVKGANDTLEQLEEARDKETWGAINGLEKNLAFHLSGHILHSIYWHNMNSPKDGGGGEPLAADGVGDLADAITESFGSFAKFKAQLTKASATTQGSGWGVLAYEPLSNRLIVEQVYDHQGNVGQGSTPILVFDAWEHAFYLQYKNQKVDFIEAMWQVVNWQDVAKRYAAAKERVNSLLLAP from the coding sequence ATGGCCATTTACACGCTTCCTGAACTTCCGTACGACTACGCGGCGCTCGAACCTGTCATCAACCCGCAGATCATCGAGCTGCACCACGACAAGCACCACGCGGCGTACGTGAAGGGCGCGAACGACACTCTTGAGCAGCTGGAGGAGGCGCGCGACAAGGAGACGTGGGGCGCCATCAACGGCCTGGAGAAGAACCTCGCGTTCCACCTCTCCGGCCACATCCTGCACAGCATCTACTGGCACAACATGAACAGCCCGAAGGACGGCGGCGGCGGCGAGCCGCTGGCCGCGGACGGCGTGGGCGACCTCGCCGACGCGATCACCGAGTCCTTCGGCTCCTTCGCCAAGTTCAAGGCCCAGCTGACCAAGGCCTCGGCGACGACGCAGGGCTCCGGCTGGGGCGTGCTCGCCTACGAGCCGCTCAGCAACCGCCTCATCGTCGAGCAGGTCTACGACCACCAGGGCAACGTCGGCCAGGGCTCGACGCCGATCCTGGTCTTCGACGCCTGGGAGCACGCCTTCTACCTGCAGTACAAGAACCAGAAGGTCGACTTCATCGAGGCCATGTGGCAGGTCGTCAACTGGCAGGACGTGGCCAAGCGTTACGCGGCCGCCAAGGAGCGGGTGAACAGCCTCCTGCTGGCCCCGTGA